DNA sequence from the Vicia villosa cultivar HV-30 ecotype Madison, WI linkage group LG3, Vvil1.0, whole genome shotgun sequence genome:
TGTGTTCTCACCTGTTGTGAAGCACAAATCCTTTCAAATGCTGCTTTCCATGGTGGCAAAGTTTGACCTAGagctggaacagatggatgtgaagattgtTTTCTTGTATtgtgatttagatgaaacaatccttatgatgcaacctgaagggtatgcagAAAAGGGAAAGAAAGATTATGTGTGCTAGCTAaagaaacaatctcctcgacaatggAACATGATATTTGACAACTTCATGGCACACATAGGTTTCACTAGGATCTAGTTCGACCATTGTGTTTACTTCAAATTTTGACCGGGAATTCACTTGGTATTATGTttatttatgtggatgacatcctCATATCAAGCAACCGTGTCGAGGATATAGTGAAGTTGGACGCTGAACTCGATAAGAAGTTCAACAtaaaggatctgggagctgcctCCAGAATTATTGGGATTGACATCCGAAGAGATAGAAAACATTCAggattatgcttatctcaagagataTACCTATAAAATATTCTTGACAAGTTTAGTATAACAAATTCAAAGTCCGTTGTAACATCGGCTAATTCTAAATTCAAGCTGAATACGACTCAAAGTCCTAGTACCGagttgaaagagcctatatgaataataTTCCATATGCTAGTATAGTAGGTTCTTTAATGTATGTCATGGTCTGTACGAGGTCAGACATAATGTACAAAGTGAACCTtgtaagcatatatatatatatatatatatatatatatatatatatatatatatatatatatatatatatatatatatatatatatatatatatatatatatggccaaTTCTGGAAAGGCGCACTAGAAAGCATTAAAGTGGATTCTATGGTACATAAATaggtctctgaacagagtcctgATTTATGGTGGAGCATGTGGTGATGATAGTAAAGTAGAAATTGAAGGATATGTTAACTCTGACTATGCCGGTTGTATagatttagaaaatctatttctggatgtGTTTTCACTATATTTGGCACAACAATCAGTTGGAAAGCGACACTTTAGAAGGTTGTTGCTTGATCAACCtctgaagcagaatatattgtCCTCACCGAatttgtgaaagaagcattgtggcttaaaGGTTTTTCTAAGgagatgaaacttcaaggtcaagttatcactgttaaatgtaaTAGTTAAAGTGTCATACATCTATTAAAGAATTcaacctatcatgagcgaaccaagcacatcgatgtgaggctGCACATCATTAGAAAAATAATCGAGCGTGAAAAAGTCCAAGTGTTGAAGACTTCGACTGAAGATAATggtgctgatatgatcaccaagaatTTCCAagctgcaagtttttccactgtatgtagttgataaagctgcatgaagaaagctagtttgttggCTTTGATGTTGCATAGTTTGTTCTAAGGTGGTGATTTGTGAAATTTTGAATCAAACTCTAGTATCTCGGCAgggatagcttcttggttcgatagagTTTATGCATATTGTCGAAGTCTATTCACATACTGATGTTGAAGTCctacatgttgtagtcgaagtgtgttctagcaTGCAATAGTCGATAATGCTAGGTTTGTTAGCATGTCAAATTGGGGCAGTTTGTTtagcccaattgtttaagttagtttgtagcttaagttagcttagtagtctataaatagacTAGTTTTCTAACGTTGTTGAGAGAGGTtgattgttgttatttatttgtagtcTGTAAACCCTAATAGAGAAAGTGCATAGAAAAAATACAGTTACAACCAATCctaatatttcttcttcttccctcttctctctcttccgTAAAACCTAATAGAGTTTCTTgtgtttgttcaagaaactcaatctatCCTATAGTTTTGGTTTGTTCTTGACTGTACTCCGAAACAACAGTATTATTTATGGATTCTTAAACAACCAAACTATATTTCCACTCCTTGAAAAACTCTATCAACACTAGACCATCCTTTGAAATATTTAATGATCTAGTATACCCGTAAACACCACCGTATTCATATTCCTTCATGTGAGGAAAAGTTAGTACAATTTAGTCAAAGACTTTTTAGTTCTATATTCTCTCACAATCCAAATATCAGAAAACTTGTCCCTCCTATCAAAGAGCATGGACAAACAATCCCTCAATGGCCCTAAGGTTGATAAGGTTACAAAATAGGTAATATCATCAAAGAGATGCCATGAAAGCTTTTGATAGAACTCTTTCTCCAAGTCAAGAGAAACAATGAACTTTGCACGAAAATCAGAATTACAAGCAGCATCTACCAACCAATTAACAAAGCCATTCACAAATATTCCGAATTTAAGAAGGAGAGAACAACTTGGGGAGTCTCAGAATcctttttggtttaaaaaataaagagtttttctttacccacctccctactttcttggtcacctctggtgaaaaacccaaaataaccctaatttcagaaatgcatttccgaaatgcttttttttttcaaaatttgtcttatttcagaaatgcacttccgaaaacacgaaaaaaaggtgttttcggagatgcatttccgaaaacacccccttttttgggttttcgggatgcatttccgaaaacacccctttttgggagaggggtgtcttcggagatgcatatccgaaatattccaagaccaaattggtcttggaatgtttcggacatacacttccgaaagaattcagaaattattaaaaaattaaaatcaaggtgaatcaatacaattaacaggtataaaatcaaggtgaatcaataaaatgaaggtgaatcaataaaatcaaggtgaatcaaaattattttactaacttatataaatcaaaaacattttaatttcataagtaaattttgaattatatataattaaatataaaatttattcattaaataaaattaagacaaaatctttttttaatttttttaaactaaataaaaaattataactgatttttaattatgaatcagaatagaaatatataaatatataataataattattaattttgtaagtgaaatatataaatatataatatataaatatataataattattataaattaaaacactcattttttaattttttaattattatataaatatatttataattaatatataataattattatataaatatataaatatataataatttttataaatatataataattattatataaatatataaattaaaacactcatttttttaaatttttttgttaatatataaatatataataattattataaatatataaatatataaataaaaaattataactcattttgtaggtgaaattattttaatttttttaattaaaattattttaaaatttaaaatatgaatcagaataaaaatatgagaaaatgggtgatgcactgacagtgtaaaaaagttttacactgtcaaccaatcacaaccatgaatcaggataaatcagactttaattttttaaaaatttatatgacatggcaaaacgatttgtttctattggatgacagtgtaaaacttttttacactgccagtgcactacctttaacctctaaaaatatataataattattattcataactcataaattatatcaaaatatataattattattattcattactcataaattatatcaaatttatgatatgggaattaattaatatcctaaaatttttaatttttgagatttttaattttttttttgtttttcgaagatgcatcttcgaatttatcaaaattccaatttttgggattttttcggaagaGTACTTCCAaaatctggaaaaatttagaaaaaaaatatttcgaaaatgcattttcgaaacagaggtaaagtggggttttcgctgggggtgactccCATAGGGTTTTTCTAATTATAATAAGAAACTTTGGTTAAATTAGTACAACCcaacaaatgttagaaaaacTAAAATACTTAAGTGTATAATACTCTCCATGTATACCATTTGTGAATTGCCACTTTTATAAAGTTAAGAATTCACCtttcaaaattttctaaaaaGAAAGACAACTTGCTATTCGACATACCTCTAAATATCCAAATATTTGACCGAGTTCCACTCTTAATAATTTAGAGAATCGACCACTTCTACGCTAAACTGATAATTAAAGACATTCAATTGTTAAATGTCAATAATTCTACTCTCGTTAATTGTCCCGATTGTAACACCGCATTCCACATTTCACCTCTTTTTGCAAACAATGAAGCCGTCCTAAAATATGTTGATTTAACCAAAGTGGTTACTGAGAGGTTTCATATGCCTTTGAAGATACCATTCATTGATTCAATAAGATTTGTTGTCATATGGCCTCATCGTTGTCCATTATCGTATGACCTCGTCCATTACTCCACTGGAATATTATAAATCTACctacctgcatctggatttgtcaatCTAATCTCTTTGTGATAGTGTTGGAACGAAGGTTGTGTTAATACATACCCCGCGTTCTTAACTGTTTTCTGAAGAACTCTGtctttgatctcccgcatgaaattttgTATGATATGTCTAACGcagtagacatgcttagacggGGGTCATGCCAACCATTAGCAGGATTATTGTATGCACTCTCAATATAAGCATGTCTGTCGGAGATCAAGCAGAGAACAGGTTGCGGAGCCACGtgtgtttggagatttttgagaaagaaactccaaccacCACCAGTCTCTCCCTCGACGAGAGAAAATGCaattggaaaatatttttgtTGCCATCTTGTACAACTGCCATCAATAGCGTGCCTTTGTATTTATCGAACAACCATGTTCCATCTATCTAAATAATATGTTTGTAGGACGCAAATCTTGTGATGAAAGGTTAAAAAGCCCATAACAGTCGACAAAATATTCCATTTCCGTTGACACGGGTAACGTTTTGGGAATATGCAGGCAATGTTTCCATAATATAAATTGTTCCAGGAGCATGTTTGCAAAGTGCATACAGGTAGCGCGGTAATTCTTTGTATGAATCCTCCCAGTTTCTGCATACCTTTTCAATAGCCTTTGTGTTTGCTAACCATGCCTTCTTGTATGGGGGAGTATAGTTGTATACAGTAGTGATGTGAGAGATTATTGTTTTCACCTTCAGTGACGGATCATTAATGATGAGAGGATAAATTTCTTGAGATATAATATCATAACTTAGTTTACGATGATCTTGTGATTGAGTAGAATTAACGCAAGTGTGGATGGACATAGAGCCTATCACCCAACAATCACTTCTCATcctgtatgatgcagtgagcctGAACATACACTCTGGGTGGACACACTTTATTTTGTACCTATCTGTATTTGTCTGATCTACCATAAAATCGACAGAGTTTAACATGTGAAATTTTTTATAGTTCACACACAATTttcttttgaagaaaatttttctttctcttttaaattttcAACTGACTGCATATAAGGGTTGTAGAAAACATCTAATGACAGTTCATCTCCGTCCATGTTGAAGTTTGTCATGTGCGAAGTTGGTGTGTAGATTTTGTTTGGAGGTAGCCTATCGTCTTCGGAATCATCGTTGACCATGTTATCAAACTCTAactcttcatcttcctcttctttgTCAACGACATCTACTTCAGCTAGTTCTTCTTTGATGGGATCAACCATTTGTGACTCAATTGATTGTGACAGCTGAGGCTCTTGGAGCATAATGTACAACTCTATTGAGTTGACCCATAATACTCATGATTAGCAAACATATTTTGAAGGTCTTCGTCATCTTGAACCTCTACcttataaaatttgatttttttctcaaaaaaaaaacggATGTGGGTAGAAGATGCGTGACATTGGACCTAGTTCAAGTTTGACCTCTAGAAGTTTGTTGAAATACGAGAAATTCGCTTTTCTATTTAAACAAAATCGAATATTATCGGTGTTTCTAAATAAAATCCAGGTTCATCACAATGGTATGTCTCACCATTGAAATGTGCACTGATATAACATATTTGTGGTGCAGATGACATTTTAGTTGCATGTTTGAATGTTTGTGTGTTTCAATGTTGATAGCATATGGTTCGTGTAGGAGAATAAATAGGTGTAGTTAAATTCTACAAGACAAAATTGTCTAGCCAAACAAAAGCCAAGTGGAATTACGCCTCCACTATAAAATGCCCTAAGGTGCCAAGTGAGATGGTACTTACCTAGTAGGCCTGCACACTAGGCTAATTCCCTACCCTGCACCCGTATCCTGCACACTAGCTAAATTCCCTAGGTTGCACACCGGTCTGCACCCTAGCCTGTCCCACGCCACTTTGAATGGCACCTCCCTTGCCTTTTGCATGTAATTGCCATCTCACTTGGCTTGTGGGTGacacttataaaaaaaaataactgagtcatattattttcatttatattatttacATTTTGAATTTAGAATACTAAAAGATTTAGATGTCGCTCACACACGTACATTGCTCCGGACCCGTTGATCGTCCCACTTCTAGAATTTGTCGGTTTTTGACATGCTATTAAGATCTCAATTTGCACGATGGTACCAAATTTATACTTGCAATGTTGGAAAGGTGGAGACCCGAGAATCACAACTTTCATTTACCAATTGGAGAATGTACCATCACACTAGAGGATGTGTACATGTTAATGGGTCACCCTATTGTTGGTAAGGCGGTTAATGAGTCGGCTCAACAATGCAATTCTTTATGCGAGGAAATGTTGGGCAAAGATATGGTGGATAAAACTGTTGCTAGGGGCCAAGGTATTTTTCTAACCGGACTTAAATTGCATTACGAGTCTCTTAAGTTGAATGAAAATTTGTCCTATGAAGATAAAATAATTAAAGCAAGAAATTAAATTATGATACTATTTGGAAATATGTTATTCCCCAAAAGTACAGGGAATAATATCAATATATGATGTATTTAAGATTGCTTGGGGACCGTTTTAGCCTATCTATACAGTTCATTATGTAAAAATGCAACAAACGACACATGTACTTTTTATGGATGCGCTTTCTTGCTCCAAGTATGGGGTTGGTAGATAATGGAGTCCCATAACCCCGCCAACAACAATCCGTTCACGTTCCCCTACGCAACAAATGAAGTCTATAgcgtaaataatttattttttctctattCGCTAAATAGATgtacataattaattattttttcattcttttaaGTATTGTGTAACGAGTATGGATTACAGCAAGAACCACGGGTCGTTATCTAGTCTCGGGAGACAACTAAATAATATGTAACTTTTATTCTCAGTATGTAATCGTTTAATTATGATTGAaactcatatttttatttatgtaatcgtttaaataaaaaaaacaaattgcaccTAGGAGGCGTCATCTGAGATGGCtaattgaaaatcacatacatCTAGAAACCATCTCATTTGACGCCTCCCTTAAAAAAATTCAATGGAGTCGTCATCTCAATTGACTATTGCGTGTTAACGTTTTCTGAACATAGTTATTtacataattttatataaaacgtagttatttgtgtatttttttcatggttattgaaaaaaatataaaataattcgcAATTATTATCCTCTTCAATTTCTTGCAAATCTTTCTTAGTAAGTTTTAGCATTTTCCCATGAAAAAAATGGTACTATAAATAACGATAGTTTTGAAATGACCCAAATCATAGGTGTACGTTGTTCATAAGCCACACTTATTCGATTCCAAAAGTTCAAATGAAGTTACAACTTAGTGGTTGCTTATACTCCATTAACTTATCGTGCACATTGCATTCACTTTATTCTACAAATTCCCAGTCGTGTTGATCGCTCATTTAGCGTCTTCTTCGCCATTATCGATCAAACTCAATATGCTACACCTTAGCTTAATTAGTGTTTGTGGCCACATAATTATATGGAGAAAACGACAACGTTTCTTGTTAATATATATATCATGATTCATACCTACTACCAAGTCTTTACAACACCatcaaatttattaattatatataatattcatcatcatcattattaaattCAAAATTGAGTTCTGGAAGATGCTATTGCTGCATCATTAGTTGGGCGAAACCGTACATATATTGTCATGACATTTTTTTAAGAgtcatattaaaattttaatgtggaaatcaaattttaaaagtttactagtaagtcatatttatttttctaaaaataaaatcataaatattataagtttaaatattttataaatttgtttttgTATTTATTGTAACTAGTTAAAGACTCGTGTGATCGCCCGGATGCATTATTTTTTAAACGATACGAAAAATGTAAAGTAAAGAAGTTTTgaccaaattgcatatataaaatgaaaattaatcatttgaatttttttttactaataaaatattagtaatatgaaaattaggttctaaattaaaataatgatccaaAAAAAAAGTCTAAGATAGGTCAAGAACGCAATAGCAAAATAAAACCGAGTATTAATATCAATTACATAAtatattgaaattaaaaaattattaattaattatcaagCTTTCTTGCAATTGATTAATCatagataaataaatttttttgttttatccataGATTCAATAaagaaaatcaattattttaagtGGATATAGGGATCAAATTACAATTATAGTTTGCAGTTTCGAAAGAAAAACGGACATCATATATGAAACatagtataaatatatatatatatatatatatatatatatatatatatatatatatatatatatatatatatatatatatatatatatatatatatatatatatatatatatatatatatatatatattttgatagaGAATTTGTAACTTTtgaaaaattgtaaaaataaaattaaataattaaacagtTTAAAAAAGTTTAAATCGGTTTATAAAATTCAATTTGGTTAATTGAATTGCTTATAATATATGGTTCAATTtattaaccatttaaatggttcaatttttttttatccaGTGCAATTCAGTTTGGGTATATAATTTAGTTAACTATATTTTTGAACACCGTTCTAGGTATGCTTAAAATgaatatgtatatttttttataacttttaataATGGACCTTCTAGCATATGGAGATATATTAAGAGACCATAATGTTgcctttattaaattttttttcaacaaAGTAACTTCTAGTtgcttaatatttaaaaaaatatggatACACTAAGATACATTATTATTCTTTCTCACAACGTTAGTCTTAAGAATGTAGTGTTTGAATTATTGACTTCGTGTTATTTATTATGGTTAAGAGAAATAATATCAAGTTTATATGCTTTAAAAAGGAATCAAATTCTTTCTCCATCATAATGATTATAAAAACTCATTTTGCTACTCGTCTTAGGTAATAAATCGACGCGTTCACATAATTACTCAACAAAGAAACTATGTTCCTTTTAATACTTATAGTGTTAATCCTCCATTTTCTTTGTTGAATGTTTTTTTATGTATGATGTTGTAAGCTTCAATTCCTAATTTACGTTTCACGTAGTGTGTTCTTTATtcataaaaaaagaaagatattGAAATAAAGTCAAgttaaataataatcatattgtATTAGTATATACACTAATATAAATTACAAATGTGAATCtttaaattaatttctaaaaaaaattaaataatcatcatattgtaaataataatttttcaagGGGTACGATTTTCCCTTTTATCCCTTTGTATTGATatgatttattttttagtttagtcCAATCAAATCATTTGTTAAATATTTCCTATACCAATTAGCTGAGTCAGTTGGTATACGTTTGAGACTATCATTAAAATCGACATGATAAAGCCCCCAATTTCTAGAATAGCCCGCTTGAAATTCAAATGTATCAAAAGCTGCCCAGGAAAAGTAACCACGGACATTTACACCAGCATCAATGGCTGCTTTGGTCGCGTTAATATGTGCAGCAATGTAAGCAACTCGATGTTCATCCTTCAATGGATTTGGGGTTTTGAAAGAAGCAATACCAttttcagtgatgaagattttaggattttgataatttttcttAATATAGAGCAAGAAGTCATATAATCCTTCAGGATAGACAAAGTTCAAACCGTATTGATCCATGTAGCCAAGAGTTTTTCCTTCCACGTTATAAACTTCTGACATAGCTAAGGCATCAAAATTGTCACCAAAAACCTTGGTTTTATTTGATTCATGTCTAGCAAAGTGAGAAGTATAATAATTGAGTCCAATAAAGTCTGTACTTCCTTTTAACATTTGTTTATCTTTTTTCGTAAATTTGGGTAGCCTATTCCCCACTAGCTTTCTCATTATTTTTGGATAATTTCCATGGAAAATTGGCTTTAAAACCCATCCCCAATAGAAATCCATTAGTCTTTTAGCAGCAGCCACATCCTCTGGTTTAGAGCTGTAAGGATAATAACTTCCTGATGAAAGAGCAATTCCAATTTCTCCCCCTTGAAGTGCTTGAAATTTTGTTTTGTATAAATTTGATGTTGTAGCATGGGCAATTAGGAAATTATGAAGTATAATATATGCTTCTGTACATATTTTACCCGTAGTTGGACATGCCTCAACAGACATATTATCAATATTGTGCATGTATTGAAATATAGCTGTGACCTCTCCCTCGTTGATTGTAGTCCAATATTTCACCCGATCTCCATATGTTTTGAATAAGAGTTCACTAAAATCCTTGAAATGTCTCACAATGGAGCGATTTAAGAAGCCACCGAGTTTTTGTTGAAGAGCTAGCGGATAGTCAAAGTGCATG
Encoded proteins:
- the LOC131657872 gene encoding beta-glucosidase 24-like, producing MQKIYIMSSLRISKNVLAILSFVWISNIFTHAQVLFPLENKFELSYLLSSQNGEQTTTNTYHAILKFINSSSFPSRGSFPTGFLFGAGSSALQIEGASNEGGRGLGVYLDVDKFSKKIEHYKRYKEDVQLLKKLGVNSYRMSVSWNRIMPNGTLKGGINQEGINFYNNLINELLKNGIEPFVTIMHFDYPLALQQKLGGFLNRSIVRHFKDFSELLFKTYGDRVKYWTTINEGEVTAIFQYMHNIDNMSVEACPTTGKICTEAYIILHNFLIAHATTSNLYKTKFQALQGGEIGIALSSGSYYPYSSKPEDVAAAKRLMDFYWGWVLKPIFHGNYPKIMRKLVGNRLPKFTKKDKQMLKGSTDFIGLNYYTSHFARHESNKTKVFGDNFDALAMSEVYNVEGKTLGYMDQYGLNFVYPEGLYDFLLYIKKNYQNPKIFITENGIASFKTPNPLKDEHRVAYIAAHINATKAAIDAGVNVRGYFSWAAFDTFEFQAGYSRNWGLYHVDFNDSLKRIPTDSANWYRKYLTNDLIGLN